In the Opitutaceae bacterium genome, one interval contains:
- a CDS encoding M20/M25/M40 family metallo-hydrolase — translation MAVLIDTAGLLGELVAIRSVNPSFGGPGEAELASFVADWLRRAGADVSLQEVLPGRNNVIAMIRAGSGPALLLDAHLDTVSADSWREGDPYVPRLDGGRLYGRGSCDTKASMAVFMERIAYYAAHPSRLVGPLVFSATVDEEDRQTGAYRLLDHDFGFEIGGAIAGEPTLCRLIHAHKGLVRFQVEARGTAAHASNPALGDNAIARMNRVLNGLAGLVRDFEERIPHPSLGRPTLNPGTIHGGTAVNVVPDRCVLEVDRRLIPGETAEGALAEIHRIVDGDGRITVTPHYDRPALDTPVGIPLVRELQAAIRGEGRDDAPTVAGYLTNAVAFAERGIPAVVFGPGNVAQAHTDHEFLELAELDAASRILQRLLET, via the coding sequence ATGGCTGTCCTGATCGATACGGCAGGACTGCTTGGGGAGCTTGTCGCGATCAGAAGCGTCAACCCTTCCTTTGGCGGCCCCGGGGAGGCCGAGCTGGCCTCGTTTGTGGCGGACTGGCTTCGGCGGGCGGGCGCCGATGTCTCCCTGCAGGAAGTCCTGCCCGGCCGGAACAACGTCATCGCCATGATCCGGGCGGGTTCGGGTCCGGCTCTCCTTCTCGACGCCCACCTGGACACGGTCTCCGCGGACAGCTGGCGGGAAGGCGATCCGTATGTCCCGCGTCTCGATGGCGGACGGCTTTATGGCCGGGGCTCCTGCGACACCAAGGCGTCGATGGCGGTATTCATGGAGCGGATCGCCTACTACGCCGCCCATCCCTCCCGTCTTGTCGGGCCCCTGGTTTTCTCGGCCACCGTCGATGAGGAGGACCGGCAGACGGGGGCGTATCGTTTGCTCGATCATGATTTCGGGTTCGAAATCGGCGGTGCCATCGCCGGTGAACCCACCCTCTGTCGTCTCATTCATGCCCACAAGGGACTCGTCCGTTTCCAGGTTGAGGCCCGGGGAACCGCGGCCCACGCATCCAATCCCGCTCTGGGTGACAATGCCATCGCCCGGATGAACCGGGTCTTGAACGGTCTTGCCGGCCTGGTCCGGGATTTCGAGGAGCGAATCCCGCATCCGAGTCTCGGGCGACCGACCCTCAACCCGGGGACGATTCATGGGGGAACGGCCGTCAATGTCGTGCCGGACCGCTGTGTGCTCGAAGTGGATCGACGGCTGATTCCGGGAGAGACGGCCGAAGGAGCGCTCGCGGAGATCCATCGAATTGTCGATGGTGATGGGCGGATCACGGTGACCCCACACTATGACCGGCCCGCTCTGGACACGCCGGTGGGGATTCCCCTCGTCCGGGAACTTCAGGCCGCCATCCGCGGCGAGGGACGCGATGACGCGCCGACCGTGGCCGGCTACCTCACCAATGCGGTGGCTTTTGCCGAACGGGGAATCCCCGCGGTCGTCTTTGGTCCCGGAAACGTGGCCCAGGCACACACCGATCACGAATTTCTCGAACTGGCCGAGCTGGATGCGGCCTCACGAATCCTCCAGCGACTCCTGGAGACCTGA